The sequence below is a genomic window from Pleurocapsa sp. PCC 7327.
CCGTGGTCATTCGCGGCTTAAATACCGAGGAGATTCGGGATTTGGGAATGGGTCAGGTAATTTTTCGCGAGGCACTGGCAGGAGGACTGTTAGGGCTAATTTTGGGAACGATTGCAACGCTCTGGGCATACGGGTTGCAGGGAAATGTTTTCGTCGCCGTGTCGGTCGGCGTTAGCCTAGTAGCGATCGCGATTCTTGCCTCGATTTCGGGTTCGGCTCTGCCTTTCCTATTTCACTCTCTCGGTTTAGATCCCGCTTTGATGTCGGCTCCGTTTATCACCACAGCCGTTGACGTTTTAGGGGTGTTGATTTACTTCTATATTGCCAGAATAATTTTAGGTATCTGAAAGTCATATGAAAATATGCTACTGAAGCAACATCACTGGCTAGAAATTGCCGAATATCTAGCAGTTGCTATGACTTTAATCGGTTTATCGGTCGCGATCGCAACGGGAAACCTATTTTTTCTGGCGATCTGTCTCTCGATTGCGCTGGTGTTAAATCTCATCAATCGTCTGCGCTTTCAACACCTAAGCCGCAAACGCCTCTCAGGAACGATCAAGCAACTCCAGCAACAGCTATTCGAGGAAATACAAGCCATAGCCGAACGAGAAAGAAACGCGACTCGCACCACTTCCACAACCCCAACAAACGCCGGTAGTTTGACCGCGTTTCAAGAAAGCTTGCTCGGTTTAGAGCGAGCGATCGATAGCATCGCCTGCTACCTCAACAGCCATACCTTACCTGAGCGGATCGAGCAACTAGAAAAATCCTACGAGCAACTAAGACAACAAATCCCCTCTCTGGCTAACGAGCAACCAACAGCTTCTCCACCCTCGCCTTCCTTTTCCCTCGTCCTCCCTCGGTTTTCATCCCCACCCACAACTTACCTATCAAACTGGACTTGCATCCATACCCTAAACGCTCATGCAGAAGCGGTCGTCTCCCTCGCGATCGGTTCTGATGGTCGGTTTCTTGCTAGCGCTAGCTGGGATCGAACGATTAAATTGTGGGAGCTTGCTACGGGACGCTCGCTTGCTCCGACTGTCGGGCATTCTCAAGCCATACTTGCCGTTATCTTTATCGAAAACGAAGATGAAGATCGAGTCGGGCACTATCAATTAGCAACGGGTAGTTTTGATCGCGCGATCAAAATCTGGTCGCTTGTGCCAGAAGAGGAAGGCAAGATTAATCTTCGCTTAGAGCGAACCTTGACCGACCATTCGGGGTCGATTCACGCGCTTGCCGTAGCTGCCAAACGCCGAATTCTCATCAGTGGTAGCTATGACCAAACTGTCAAGCAATGGGATCTCACAACCGGAAAAATGCTCAAAAGTTCCTACGATGATTCCGGGGCAATTTATGCCATCGCAGTTAACGAATCGGCTCAAATAATTGCCAGTGGAGGGGGTGACGGTCGGGTTACCCTCTGGCAACTGGAAACTGGTGAAGAATTGTGCTGGCTGACTGGAAATATCTCTTCTGTAGAATCTTTATCCATCAGCCCGGACGGACGAGTGCTAGCAGCTGGATGCATTGACGGTCAGATTAAACTATGGCAGCTAGAACCCGGCTTGTCGGGGTCTCAGCAACTGCCGCAACCTCCCCTGCCGATTCGGATTCTCCATGCCCACGTCGGACAAGTCAAATCTCTCGCCTTCAGTCCCGACGGACTGACCCTATTTAGTAGCGGTGCGGATGGAACGATCAAAACCTGGCATCCCAATAGTATGGAAGCTGTAGACGCGATCGCGATCTCCGACGATTCGACTTCTCGCCTCACCCCCGTTTGTTCCCTTGCCATTAGTGCTGACGGTCAGTTCTTAGCAGCCGGTAGCGCAGACGGTAAAATTAAGGTCTGGCAGCGAAATTGAGCGGAGAGAGGGAGTATGGGAAGTGTGGGAGGAGCGGGAGACTGGGAAGAAGACAAACTACTAACCACTAACTAACCCCCAATCCAAAATCTAATCCCCCCAACCCCCCTTATCAAGGGGGGATAAAGGGGGGATTCCAAAATCCAAAATTAAAAGACAAAGGACAAATGACCGATGATGACCAATGACTAATTCTAAAGACGTTTGGCAGCAACCTGAGATTATTTCTTGGAGTCAAATTCTGTTGAACAGCTATGAGAAACTGCTAAAGAAGCCATTAATGGAAAGAAAAGGCGATCGCCTAGAACAAGCCAAGGCACTTTTTTTGGCTCCTTTTGTTGTCGTCTCCCACGGAACGGAGAGCGATCCCATTCTCAACTACGGCAATCAAATGGCGCTAACGTTATGGGAAACGAGCTGGCAAGACTTCATTGCTACTCCCTCGCGGCTGACCGCAGAACCCATCGATCGAGAGGAGAGAGAACGAATGCTTGCTCTGGCAGCCCAACAAGGATTTATCAATGATTATCGCGGGATCCGGATTTCTAAGACGGGACGGCGTTTTTTAATCGGAGGCGCGATCGTTTGGAACTTGACAGATTTTCAAAATCGTGTATTAGGTCAAGCGGCTACCTTTTCTCAATGGTCTTTTTTAGAGTAAAAAGTACAAAAAATCGAAAATATGAAGACCGAAAAAACAGTTTTCATCACTCGCTCGCTCGTCTAACTTTTTTCGGTTTTGCGCTTTCAATCCGCAATTGAATAAAGATTGAGTGAAGTTACCAGGAACGGGTAGATTTTTAGAAATGCGATCGCTATGATGGTAAAAATTAAAAATGCAACAGTCAAAACAGCTATATGCTAAGGGAGATAAAGTATTGAAACCCGTGCAACAATCAAGAAAAGACTTGCCCGTCATCGTTTACGCTCCTGAAAGTCGTCTGAGAAGTCCCGGCAAATTGTTTAAAGAAATGTGGTACGACCTGTTAGTTTCGCGGGACTTAGCATGGCAGTTGTTAATTCGAGATATTAGCGCCCAATATCGCCAGTCAGTTTTAGGTATTCTCTGGGCATTTATCCCGCCGCTTATAACGGCACTAGGACTATCTCTACTTCAAAATAACCGAATTGTTAACTTGGGAAAAACAGACATTCCCTATCCGCTATACGTGCTCTTTAGCATGACTTTATGGCAAATGTTTACCGACTCTATGAACAATTCTATGGGAGCTGTCAAAGCGGCAAAATCGATGCTATCCCAAATTAGAGTACCAGCAGAAGCATTTGTTGTGGCTAAATTAGGGCAGACATTCTTTAACTTTAGCGTTCAGTTAATATTAGTCGTTATTTTATTTATCGTCTATCAGCTCCAAGGTCAGCTTCAAGTGAGTTGGAGCGTTATTTTGGCACCTGTCGCTTTGATTCATTTGGTTATGTTCGGAACGGCAATTGGCTTGATTTTAGGACCGCTCTCGTCTCTGTATTCAGATGTTAACAAAGCGATGACGTTTATCACTCGGATTTGGTTTTTTGTAACCCCAGTCATTTTTGCCCTTCCTCGTGGGGGACATTGGGCAACTTTGGTAAAATTGAACCCCGTTACGCCTTTATTGGTCACAACCAGAGAATTAGCTACGACAGGTAATATTTCCTATCCGATCGGATTCTGGGTAGCCAGCGCGATCGCGATTATTAGTTTTTGCCTGGGATGGACGTTTTATCGTTTGGCAATGCCGTTTATTGTTGAAAGGGCAGCCATGTCTTAAAAGTAACCCTATAAAAAATTAAACGGCGAGGAAAAAGACAAAAACTATGGATGACGAGATATTAATTAAAGTAGAAAACGTCTCAAAAAAATACTGTCGCGATTTAAAACGCTCCTTATGGTATGGACTTCAAGATATTGCATCCGAAGTCCTGGCGGGACGCAGACACAACGCCGAACTACGTCCAGATGAGTTTTGGTCGGTCGATAATGTTTCCTTTGAGTTGCGCCGAGGCGAATGTCTGGGACTAATCGGGCCCAACGGAGCTGGAAAAAGTACCCTATTAAAAATGCTTAATGGCTTGCTCAAGCCGGATAGAGGAAGAATCGAGCTACGGGGACGAGTAGGCGCGTTAATCGAACTATCGGCTGGATTTAACCCAATTCTCACAGGACGGGAAAATATCTACAGCAGAGGAGCGATTTTAGGTTTTACCAAAGCAGAAATCGATCGCAAACTGGATGCGATTATAGAATTTTCCGAATTAAAGGAATTTATAGACACTCCCGTAATTAATTATAGTTCTGGAATGAGAGTGCGGCTAGGGTTTGCCGTAGCGGCGCAGATGGAGCCAGATGTCTTGCTTCTCGATGAGGTTCTCGCCGTTGGTGACGTTGGATTTCGGGCTAAATGTTTTAATGCTATTTATAAAATGATTAAAAATGCAGCCGTGATTTTAGTAACCCACACGATGCCACAGGTATCGAGAGTTTGTTCCGACATTATGGTAATGAATCGCGGTAAGTGCGAATTTCAAGGCAAGAATGTACCTAAAGGAATCGATCTTTTTTATACTTTTTTTGAAGGTGAAGAAAGTAGTTTTTCAGGAAGCGGTCGGGCAGTTATTCATCAAATCGAACTTGAAAGTAATGGCAAAAAAGATATTGAGTCGATTAATTATTTAGATGAGCTTTCAATTTATATCGATACCACAATAGATACAACTGTTAAGTCTCCTACGATAGCTGTTGCCATTATGAGTCAGGAACTACAGCACGTGGCTCAATGTATTTCGTCATTTAGTGGAGTGGAAATAGCTAACACGGGAGAAAGAATGAGAGTGGTGCTAAATTTAGGTAAGCTTAATTTCAATCCAGGAATTTATTCAATAGCTATCACTATTAATTCTGAAAATCTAGGAGAAGTGCTGTGCAGATATGACAATATCAAAAAGTTTAGAGTGGTTGGCAAACAATATGGATATGCCCCCGTACTAATAGAAGGTGAATGGAGGGTTTTCAATGGGGTTAAATATCAAGAAATTTAAACTCTATTTTGACCAAAAACTTAAGAATTTGGCTGCCGATCTAAGTCATTCTTTCAACCCCAAAAAATTATTGGTTAGCCATCGATTGACCTCTCAATTGTATCAGCGCGATCGCTTAAAGAAAATCCTAGCTTCTGGAAAACCACTTAAAATTCATCTCGGTTGCGGAGACGATTACTTTCCAGGATACGTCAATATCGATGCTTATCCCGAATCAAAAGCCGATTTAATTATGGACTCAAAAAATTTAACTTTATTTCCAGACAATTGCGCAGAAATTATTGAGTCTTACCATTTTTTTGAACATCTTCAGCTTCACGAAGCGAGAGAGTCTCTAAAAGAATGGTTTCGCATTCTTCAACCTGGCGGTACGGTCGTTATAGAATTGCCAAACCTAGCAGTATGCGCTCAAGAAATTGGCAAGCATTTCAATCCCAAGGATGGTGTTGATTTAGCTATGGCAGGAATTTTTTCCTACCCTGCTTTAGTCGCAGAGCAAGGATACGGCATGATACATAAGTGGGGCTGGACTCCTGAAACCTTGGGAGCAGAATTATCGGCTGTTGGTTTTGTCGAGGTTCAGCAGCATCCTATCAAGCAGACGTGGAGACTCGGTACCTCATGGAACAGAGATATGCAAATGAGAGGAGTAAAGCCGCAGTGACAAAATTTTACTCGAATAAATTGAATTAATATCTCAAAATTAATCGAAACTTTCTAGGGAATTTGTTATGACAGAACGAGCAGCTATATTAATTGTCAACGGCGGCAAAGATCCAAAACAGGGTAAATGGATCGAATTGTGTATTAATAAAATTCTCGAACATACTAAATGGTCGGATTATCACATTTACGTATGGAACAATAATCTTGAAGATACTGCTGTCGTAAACTTTCTCAAAAGTATTCCCTTGGTTACGTTAATTCAAGCTAATCCTGAAGAATGCCTTGCACACGTCCATGCAGTGCCACTTCAGAGACTTTATGAATTAGCCCTTCAAGATCGACCTAAATATAAATATGTTGTTGCGATGGATAGCGATGCCCATCCTATTCAAGATGGTTGGCTAACAAAGCTGATATCTTCATTAGATAATGAAGTTGTTTTGGCAGGGGTTTGGCGAGATGAATTAAAGAAAGCCATCACTCCTTATATCCATGCAAGTTGTCTGTGTACTACGGTAGACTTCATTGAGAGTAATAACTTAAGACTAGATTTTATTGCGCCTAACACAAAGACAGAAATACACGATACCCTTTCGGTTTTGACGGAAAAAGCCAAAGAATTAAACTTAAAAATGTTTAAGCTATGCAGAAGTAATAAGAATAATTTTCATCGTCTAATGGGAGGTATATATGGCGACTTAATCTATCATCACGGAGCGGGTTCTAGAGTGAATATTAGTTTTTGGGATGAAGCCCACAATGAAAGTAATGTAGAAAAAAATAAACAATTAGCAGAAATCGCTACTAATTTAGTTTTTACTCGTTATGCCGAGTACATTCAGTGGTTGCAAGGTCATAATCAAGAGAAAAATTTTGAAGTAATGATGTTAGAACTCAAAAAGCTCGAACGACGTAAATTCAAACCACAGAATACCATTCATTTTTCCTGGAAACTTTTTGAGCGATCGCTAAAAAAACTCAAAAAAATATTAATCAATAAAAAATGAACGAATCTTACCTCTCTCTCCTATTATAAGAAGAGGCGCAAGGGTAGAGAGAGGAGAGAAAAAGAAGTTGCTTAAAATACAGAAGTGTTGAATCCAGATATAAAACTTCATATTTCAGCGAACACTTCAATGGACAAGTGCCTCTGGGAGGAAATCATAGCTCCAGTGCACGATGGAACAACGACGACTGAATTCCAATTGTAAATAGCGAAACTTATAGAAGCAAATATGCAATCAGTACCACATAGATTTGAATCATCACTCCGTTAACGCTTTTACCAATCAAGCGGTCGAGTTTGAGATGCATTTTCAAGAACTTCCACAGAAGCTCAATGTACCATCGGTTACGATAGATTTCACCAATCTCTTCATTGGTCATCTCATCTAAATTTGTCGCCAAGCGAAACTTACTTCGACTCTCCAGCTCACCAAACCAAACGACGCGATACCGTTGATGGTCGAGTTCGGTTTTCATGTTGTTTTTGAGCCGCACGACGAAGCGCGTTTGAGTGGCACTCAGTTCATCCAAGAAATCCCAACTTGCAAAGCCTCGAGCCATTACTCCAACGCCGTTCTCGGGAATCATACTATTCACGGTTTCGGCCAATCGAGCATCATGTCCTTGCCCAAAATGAATCAAACATTCCGTCGGATTGCCCTGCTCTAAATTGATGCCATTGAGCAATTTAACTTGACGATCTTCCTGCTCCCAAAATAACTTGCTGGTTAAACTAATCACCGTCGAATCAATCGGAATGAGCATCTGTTCTGTGCGGTGAGGGGGTGCCGTCGCCTTAAGCGTTGGCGTAAGTCCAAGTAGATGCGGCAAAAATTCTCCCTTTGCCGAGTTTTACAAGCTTTGGAACCAGCATGATTGAGCCGATAAAATAGAGCTCGCAGGCTCGTCAAGCTGGCATCGAGCACAAACGTCAGCCAGATTTCAAAGAACAAGCGGGTGTTCAAAACTGGGTAGTCAGTCGGCGACAGGCCCTTGACAAGCGATTTGACAATATTGGGAAACGACGATAGCATCAGACAGAATTTTTTATTTGATAGGGGTTAGAATACTATTTTCTGACCCCTTTTTTCTTGTCTTAAGCTTTCTTTCAACACTTCTGGAATAAGTCAATTGTTCTTATGAGCGCTCATATTTTTCTTAACAAAAAACTTATTGTTGGAATTATTACATTTATTAGTGTAGCGATCGCAGCTATTTATAGTAACTTTTTTGTATCGGATGGCGTTCGAGCAGCCGCCCAAAAACCAAATATCGTAATCATCATGGCGGATGATTTGGGCTGGAATGACGTAGGTTATCATAACTCTGAAATTAAAACTCCCAATCTAGACAAATTAGCCGAATCTTCTACGAGACTGGATAGATTTTATGTCACTAGCTCGTGTACTCCAACTCGTGCTGCACTCATGACAGGAAGGCATCCTTCTCGTTATGGAATGTCATCTGGTGTCATATGGCCCTGGGATAAAGTTGGTTTGCCTCTCGAAGAAAAAACAATCGCTCAAACCTTAAAAGAAGCAGGTTACTATACAGCGATTGTCGGGAAATGGCATCTCGGTCACTACAAAGAAGAATACTTACCAACTCGCAGAGGATTTGATTATCATTACGGGCATTATTGCGGCAGTATCGATTACTTTACTCACCAATTAGATGCAGGGATACAAGGCGGGTTGGATTGGCATCGAAACGAACAACCTGTCGAGGAAGAAGGGTACGCAACAGATTTACTTGCTCAAGAAGCTGTCAAGTTGATTCGCGACTGCGATTATAACAAATCTCCCTTATTCCTTTATGTTTCTTTCAACGCTCCTCACGCTCCTTTACAGGCTAAAGAAAAAGACATTAAAAATTATGCCAATATCCAAGATGAAGGGCGGAGAATTTTTGCCGCTCAAGTGCAATCGATGGATGAAGCAGTCGGTAGAATTGTTGCAGCCCTTAAAGAAAAACAAGTCTGGGACAATACCCTACTGTTTTTTACTAGCGATAATGGC
It includes:
- a CDS encoding ABC transporter permease, with product MQQSKQLYAKGDKVLKPVQQSRKDLPVIVYAPESRLRSPGKLFKEMWYDLLVSRDLAWQLLIRDISAQYRQSVLGILWAFIPPLITALGLSLLQNNRIVNLGKTDIPYPLYVLFSMTLWQMFTDSMNNSMGAVKAAKSMLSQIRVPAEAFVVAKLGQTFFNFSVQLILVVILFIVYQLQGQLQVSWSVILAPVALIHLVMFGTAIGLILGPLSSLYSDVNKAMTFITRIWFFVTPVIFALPRGGHWATLVKLNPVTPLLVTTRELATTGNISYPIGFWVASAIAIISFCLGWTFYRLAMPFIVERAAMS
- a CDS encoding MEKHLA domain-containing protein, which translates into the protein MTNSKDVWQQPEIISWSQILLNSYEKLLKKPLMERKGDRLEQAKALFLAPFVVVSHGTESDPILNYGNQMALTLWETSWQDFIATPSRLTAEPIDREERERMLALAAQQGFINDYRGIRISKTGRRFLIGGAIVWNLTDFQNRVLGQAATFSQWSFLE
- a CDS encoding methyltransferase domain-containing protein, which translates into the protein MGLNIKKFKLYFDQKLKNLAADLSHSFNPKKLLVSHRLTSQLYQRDRLKKILASGKPLKIHLGCGDDYFPGYVNIDAYPESKADLIMDSKNLTLFPDNCAEIIESYHFFEHLQLHEARESLKEWFRILQPGGTVVIELPNLAVCAQEIGKHFNPKDGVDLAMAGIFSYPALVAEQGYGMIHKWGWTPETLGAELSAVGFVEVQQHPIKQTWRLGTSWNRDMQMRGVKPQ
- a CDS encoding WD40 repeat domain-containing protein, with translation MLLKQHHWLEIAEYLAVAMTLIGLSVAIATGNLFFLAICLSIALVLNLINRLRFQHLSRKRLSGTIKQLQQQLFEEIQAIAERERNATRTTSTTPTNAGSLTAFQESLLGLERAIDSIACYLNSHTLPERIEQLEKSYEQLRQQIPSLANEQPTASPPSPSFSLVLPRFSSPPTTYLSNWTCIHTLNAHAEAVVSLAIGSDGRFLASASWDRTIKLWELATGRSLAPTVGHSQAILAVIFIENEDEDRVGHYQLATGSFDRAIKIWSLVPEEEGKINLRLERTLTDHSGSIHALAVAAKRRILISGSYDQTVKQWDLTTGKMLKSSYDDSGAIYAIAVNESAQIIASGGGDGRVTLWQLETGEELCWLTGNISSVESLSISPDGRVLAAGCIDGQIKLWQLEPGLSGSQQLPQPPLPIRILHAHVGQVKSLAFSPDGLTLFSSGADGTIKTWHPNSMEAVDAIAISDDSTSRLTPVCSLAISADGQFLAAGSADGKIKVWQRN
- a CDS encoding ABC transporter ATP-binding protein, whose amino-acid sequence is MDDEILIKVENVSKKYCRDLKRSLWYGLQDIASEVLAGRRHNAELRPDEFWSVDNVSFELRRGECLGLIGPNGAGKSTLLKMLNGLLKPDRGRIELRGRVGALIELSAGFNPILTGRENIYSRGAILGFTKAEIDRKLDAIIEFSELKEFIDTPVINYSSGMRVRLGFAVAAQMEPDVLLLDEVLAVGDVGFRAKCFNAIYKMIKNAAVILVTHTMPQVSRVCSDIMVMNRGKCEFQGKNVPKGIDLFYTFFEGEESSFSGSGRAVIHQIELESNGKKDIESINYLDELSIYIDTTIDTTVKSPTIAVAIMSQELQHVAQCISSFSGVEIANTGERMRVVLNLGKLNFNPGIYSIAITINSENLGEVLCRYDNIKKFRVVGKQYGYAPVLIEGEWRVFNGVKYQEI
- a CDS encoding arylsulfatase; amino-acid sequence: MSAHIFLNKKLIVGIITFISVAIAAIYSNFFVSDGVRAAAQKPNIVIIMADDLGWNDVGYHNSEIKTPNLDKLAESSTRLDRFYVTSSCTPTRAALMTGRHPSRYGMSSGVIWPWDKVGLPLEEKTIAQTLKEAGYYTAIVGKWHLGHYKEEYLPTRRGFDYHYGHYCGSIDYFTHQLDAGIQGGLDWHRNEQPVEEEGYATDLLAQEAVKLIRDCDYNKSPLFLYVSFNAPHAPLQAKEKDIKNYANIQDEGRRIFAAQVQSMDEAVGRIVAALKEKQVWDNTLLFFTSDNGGGSDQPWTRGDNRPLRGQKGTLYDGGVRVPTIISFPAQLKGGQVIEQVFSVVDLYPTLAKLAGVKESSQNQLDGVDILESIATGSTRRDEVLIQYQALASPPWFKAALVKENYKLVLNSTSPSPYYGIAELFNLKNDPLETRNLAYSEPEKVLELQKRVEAHKKEAKSPILNNSTEMPPGFVIPKVWSPKYLQASRDKEKSPRRTRILDKFSTRSIVLVSFFMGVLSGSVATIVLMFIRKRKIAV